The following proteins are encoded in a genomic region of Sphingopyxis sp. YF1:
- a CDS encoding metal/formaldehyde-sensitive transcriptional repressor, with protein MSHTTTNPDLLARVRRIAGQVGAVEKALIAGEPCATVLHRIAAVRGAVNGLLDEVIADHLAAHVAAPGLSEDERTAGADELLAVIRRYSK; from the coding sequence ATGAGTCACACAACGACCAACCCCGACCTTCTTGCGCGCGTGCGCCGCATCGCGGGGCAGGTCGGCGCGGTCGAGAAGGCGCTTATCGCGGGCGAGCCCTGCGCTACGGTATTGCACCGCATCGCCGCGGTGCGCGGCGCGGTGAACGGGCTGCTCGACGAGGTGATCGCCGATCATCTCGCCGCGCATGTCGCGGCGCCGGGCCTGTCGGAAGATGAGCGCACGGCGGGCGCCGACGAGCTGCTCGCGGTGATCCGCCGCTATTCGAAATGA
- the dmeF gene encoding CDF family Co(II)/Ni(II) efflux transporter DmeF yields MHSPPHSAAHSHDFLAASHDDNARRTLWVVALTAVMMVGEIVAGYVTGSMALLADGFHMATHAGALGLAALAYGYAKRHRHDPRYSFGTGKVGDLTGFASALILGLFALGIAIESVLRLIDPQRVDFASATLVAVIGLAVNIVSALLLMGGHDHGDGHGHHHGHDHRHGAGHHHDHHHDHSHDHHQGHGHDNNLRSAYLHVLADALTSVLAIAALLAGRYLGWRWMDPVMGIVGAIVIAHWSWGLMRDTAAVLLDESVDPLAEAVRARIEELGGIRLLDLHVWRVGPGAHAAIVEVAGDHPGAAVREALAGIAGIRHLTVAVR; encoded by the coding sequence TTGCACAGCCCCCCGCATAGCGCCGCGCATAGCCACGACTTCCTTGCCGCATCGCACGACGACAATGCGCGGCGCACGCTGTGGGTCGTCGCGCTGACCGCGGTGATGATGGTCGGGGAGATCGTCGCGGGCTATGTCACCGGGTCGATGGCGCTGCTCGCCGACGGCTTTCACATGGCGACCCACGCCGGGGCGCTGGGGCTCGCGGCGCTGGCCTATGGCTATGCCAAGCGCCACCGGCACGATCCGCGTTACAGCTTCGGCACCGGCAAGGTCGGCGACCTCACCGGCTTTGCCTCGGCGCTGATCCTCGGGCTGTTCGCGCTCGGCATCGCGATCGAATCGGTGCTGCGGCTGATCGATCCGCAGCGCGTCGATTTCGCCAGCGCGACGCTGGTCGCGGTGATCGGGCTGGCGGTGAATATCGTCAGCGCGCTGTTGCTGATGGGCGGGCACGACCATGGCGATGGTCATGGCCATCACCATGGGCACGATCACCGTCACGGCGCCGGACATCATCACGATCACCACCATGATCATTCGCACGACCATCATCAGGGGCATGGTCACGACAACAACCTGCGTTCGGCCTATCTGCACGTGCTCGCCGACGCGCTGACGTCGGTGCTGGCGATCGCGGCCTTGCTCGCGGGGCGCTACCTCGGCTGGCGCTGGATGGACCCGGTGATGGGGATCGTCGGCGCGATCGTCATCGCGCACTGGTCGTGGGGGCTGATGCGCGACACCGCCGCGGTGCTGCTCGACGAAAGCGTCGATCCGCTGGCCGAGGCGGTGCGGGCGCGGATCGAGGAGTTGGGCGGGATCCGGCTGCTCGACCTGCATGTCTGGCGCGTCGGGCCCGGCGCGCACGCCGCGATCGTCGAGGTCGCGGGCGATCACCCGGGCGCCGCAGTGCGCGAAGCGCTTGCGGGGATCGCCGGCATCCGCCATCTGACCGTCGCGGTGCGCTGA